The sequence TGATGGTGCATGCAGCCCCGATCACGATCGGCTCCAAGGTGCGCGTGCTGCGTGTGCGTGATCGCATCCCCGCCGTTCTGGTCGAGGCCCTCAAGAGCGACCCCACCGGCACGGTGACCGGCTTCCGCACCGTGGATGGCCAGGGCATCGGCCTGGTGGTGGATCTCGGCGCCGGCCAGAGCGCCTGGTTCTTCGACGATGAAGTCACCCTCGCCTGAAACCGGCCTTGACCAACAGCCCAAACCCTGAGGCCCCAAGGGGTTCGGCGGCCCGTCAGCTGCTGGGCATGAAGGGTGCCGGCGGCAGCAGCAGCATCTGGAAGATCCGGCTGCAGCTGATGAAGCCGGTCACCTGGATTCCCCTGATCTGGGGCGTGCTCTGTGGCGCGGCCGCTTCGGGCCAGTTCACCTGGACCCTGCCGAACGTGGCCGCTTCGATCGCCTGCATGCTGATGAGCGGCCCGCTGCTGGCGGGCTACACCCAGACGATCAACGACTACTACGACCGCGACATCGACGCGATCAACGAGCCCTACCGGCCCATTCCCTCCGGCGCCATTCCCCTGCCCCAGGTGAAGCTTCAGATCTGGGTGCTGCTGCTGGCAGGCCTGGC is a genomic window of Cyanobium sp. NS01 containing:
- a CDS encoding DUF2862 domain-containing protein, producing the protein MVHAAPITIGSKVRVLRVRDRIPAVLVEALKSDPTGTVTGFRTVDGQGIGLVVDLGAGQSAWFFDDEVTLA